The Acidimicrobiia bacterium genome contains a region encoding:
- a CDS encoding phytanoyl-CoA dioxygenase family protein, whose protein sequence is MDTADEISERLADIGWAVVDDALEPDALARARAELADIIASTPFGRDDFEGHRTRRVYALFAKTRAFDGAATHPLVLSVLDRVLHHYQLSAPTGIEIGPGEVDQPLHPDDAIYPIPRPHAELVVNVMWPLDDFTVDNGATRIVDGSHRWTDRFPTPDDAVTAVTLPAGAALLYLGSLWHGGGANHTPQSRTGVVLHYAVSWLRPVENHVLAVPPAVVATLPERLQELLGYNISPPFIGYVDGRHPRTTLTRV, encoded by the coding sequence ATGGACACCGCGGACGAGATCTCCGAGCGCCTCGCCGACATCGGCTGGGCGGTCGTGGACGACGCGCTCGAGCCCGACGCGCTCGCACGGGCCCGCGCCGAGCTCGCCGACATCATCGCGTCGACCCCGTTCGGCCGGGACGACTTCGAAGGCCACCGCACCCGGCGCGTCTACGCCCTGTTCGCCAAGACGCGCGCGTTCGACGGCGCGGCGACGCATCCGCTCGTGCTGTCGGTGCTCGACCGCGTACTCCACCACTACCAGCTGAGCGCGCCGACAGGCATCGAGATCGGTCCCGGCGAGGTCGACCAACCGCTGCACCCCGACGACGCGATCTATCCGATCCCGCGGCCGCACGCGGAGCTGGTCGTCAACGTCATGTGGCCGCTCGACGACTTCACTGTCGACAACGGCGCGACGCGCATCGTCGACGGCAGCCATCGTTGGACCGACCGCTTTCCCACTCCGGACGACGCGGTCACGGCCGTCACGCTGCCCGCGGGTGCCGCGCTGCTCTACCTCGGCAGCCTGTGGCACGGCGGCGGCGCGAATCACACTCCGCAATCGCGAACGGGTGTCGTGTTGCACTACGCCGTGTCGTGGCTGCGGCCGGTCGAGAACCACGTCCTCGCGGTGCCGCCGGCCGTCGTCGCGACGCTGCCGGAACGGCTGCAGGAGCTGCTCGGCTACAACATCTCACCGCCGTTCATCGGCTACGTCGACGGCCGCCACCCCCGCACCACGCTCACCCGGGTCTGA
- a CDS encoding PadR family transcriptional regulator encodes MVSRAHRAELSLTEWTVLGVVAERPTHGWPVVQELAPEGAIGRIWTVSRPLVYRALATLTVGGLIEECGEVEGARGPRRTIVRATRAGRAALRWWLDEPVDHVREVRSTLLVKLALRERAGRDSSALIDRQLDRLEPVLAAVTRRGSHGGFDAVLGSWRREQALAVRRFLRAQADTS; translated from the coding sequence GTGGTGTCGCGAGCCCATCGGGCCGAGCTCTCGCTGACCGAGTGGACCGTGCTCGGTGTCGTCGCCGAGCGCCCGACGCACGGTTGGCCGGTCGTGCAGGAGCTCGCGCCCGAGGGCGCGATCGGTCGCATCTGGACCGTGTCGCGCCCGCTCGTCTACCGCGCGCTCGCGACGCTGACCGTCGGGGGTCTCATCGAGGAGTGCGGCGAGGTCGAGGGCGCGCGCGGGCCGCGCCGCACGATCGTGCGGGCGACGCGCGCGGGGCGCGCCGCGCTGCGGTGGTGGCTCGACGAGCCCGTCGACCACGTGCGGGAGGTGCGGAGCACGCTGCTCGTGAAGCTCGCGCTGCGGGAGCGCGCGGGGCGCGATTCGTCCGCCCTCATCGACCGTCAGCTCGACCGCCTCGAGCCCGTGTTGGCGGCCGTCACGCGCCGGGGGTCGCACGGTGGCTTCGACGCGGTGCTCGGCAGCTGGCGCCGCGAGCAGGCGCTCGCGGTCCGGCGCTTCCTCCGGGCCCAAGCGGACACGTCCTGA
- a CDS encoding Calx-beta domain-containing protein, with protein MHNSQRGSVRRALAVGLAVASVCVIATGRMPSTSASPARVAAPNSHPNVLLLVADDQTGSTFDRTVMPHVFSQLVDQGVLFDRTYVDTSLCCPSRAQMFTGLNATDSGVAKNLDVLTRPNIVQAFHDQGYRTLLAGKYLNSQPCRYEDLSQFDEAYCYGRGHSAEKNPYIDVNGRETKFTGYAPDILGNYVQHFIDTTPADEPFFAIYSPKDPHLPADDDRFDNLPVPKYRPPSFDEDTEHDGKPQYMQRGPLRKAEIAHLDSNYADMYRSSRGLDDAVGNILTALGPRADNTIVVYISDNGFMYGEHRRVAEKIVPYEESVRVPMVVRDPMVHSTSNPAVSQALVENIDIAPTIAAQAGIDWHADGQSLLPLLSGTAQQVRDSVLLEYCQARAGTACWTKGHGSSAAPDINGGGVPAFVGVVTSDAKYVEYATGEKELYDLADDPYELVNHAGDRRWAAREQSLSKQLRALRDGTPLDTTIVTGPSGIVAPGSQTFTYFAPARTARYRCRLSSDAGSGKWTGCDGQATTVGPLSPGHYVFSVAATVGKRDKSPARRAFTVSASVPAVSVNDVRVKESAPAAKRAARFKITLDRPAAGPVSVDYRTDDGTAQSPDDFAATSGTVKFAAGATTAIVSVPVVDDSVHESPETFELRVYQPDGVTIGDGSGTGTILDDDRAPAVSVGGASVVEGDGPGTELRFPVRLSAPSGTPIVVRFRTVAGTAAEGQDYTTTGGTVTFAAGQTEADADVAVVGDAQPEPNQTMSLRLESAGDARLASTSAVGTIRDDDPAPPAAPLIAGPLLAGTRPTVSLERGPVVTEGNSGVRDATFTVRVSRRVNREIAIAYATHDGSAIANTDYRPTSGTVVVPAGATRALVRVPVFGDALDEPDEHFTLTLSNPVDATLAPSTSSATATIANDDWAPTVALLDDAIVSGRDGRAVFQVGLTAPSGRPVTVDYATSDVEQDRTAARGSFVIPAGTTTSTFAVPVVGGPQVARDGRFLVQFTGATNAELAADDYGAYGLIRHVDETVAIAASSARIVDAARPSTGAGGVRHF; from the coding sequence ATGCACAACTCACAGCGCGGGTCGGTGCGGCGGGCGCTCGCGGTCGGCTTGGCGGTCGCATCGGTCTGCGTGATCGCGACCGGGCGCATGCCGTCGACGTCGGCGTCGCCGGCGCGGGTCGCGGCGCCCAACAGTCATCCGAACGTCCTGTTGCTGGTCGCCGACGACCAGACCGGTTCGACGTTCGACCGCACGGTGATGCCGCACGTGTTCTCGCAGTTGGTCGACCAAGGAGTGCTGTTCGACCGCACCTACGTCGACACGTCGTTGTGCTGCCCGTCGCGCGCCCAGATGTTCACCGGCCTGAACGCGACCGACAGCGGCGTCGCGAAGAACCTCGATGTGCTGACGCGTCCGAACATCGTGCAGGCGTTCCACGATCAGGGCTACCGCACCTTGCTCGCGGGCAAGTACCTGAACAGCCAGCCGTGCCGGTACGAAGACCTGTCGCAGTTCGACGAGGCGTATTGCTACGGGCGCGGCCACTCGGCCGAGAAGAACCCGTACATCGACGTCAACGGGCGCGAGACGAAGTTCACCGGATACGCGCCCGACATTCTCGGCAACTACGTCCAGCACTTCATCGACACGACGCCCGCCGACGAACCGTTCTTCGCGATCTACTCGCCGAAGGACCCGCATCTCCCGGCCGACGACGACCGCTTCGACAACCTCCCGGTTCCGAAATACCGACCGCCGAGCTTCGACGAAGACACCGAGCACGACGGCAAGCCGCAGTACATGCAGCGCGGTCCGCTACGAAAGGCGGAGATCGCGCACCTCGACTCGAACTACGCGGACATGTACCGCAGCAGCCGTGGTCTCGACGATGCCGTCGGGAACATCCTCACGGCGCTCGGTCCCCGCGCCGACAACACGATCGTCGTCTACATCTCCGACAACGGCTTCATGTACGGAGAGCACCGCCGGGTCGCCGAGAAGATCGTTCCGTACGAGGAGTCGGTGCGCGTGCCGATGGTCGTGCGCGACCCGATGGTGCACTCGACTTCGAATCCGGCCGTGAGTCAAGCGCTCGTGGAGAACATCGACATCGCGCCGACGATCGCGGCGCAGGCCGGGATCGACTGGCACGCCGACGGGCAGTCGCTCCTGCCGCTGCTCTCGGGCACTGCGCAGCAGGTGCGCGACAGCGTGCTCCTCGAGTACTGCCAGGCGCGCGCGGGCACCGCGTGCTGGACGAAGGGGCACGGCTCGAGCGCCGCCCCGGACATCAACGGCGGAGGCGTGCCGGCGTTCGTCGGCGTGGTGACGAGCGACGCGAAGTACGTCGAGTACGCGACCGGTGAGAAGGAGCTCTACGACCTCGCCGACGATCCCTACGAGCTCGTGAACCACGCAGGCGATCGAAGGTGGGCGGCGCGCGAGCAATCGCTCTCGAAGCAGCTCCGCGCCCTTCGCGACGGCACGCCGCTCGACACCACCATCGTGACCGGGCCGTCGGGCATCGTCGCGCCCGGATCGCAGACGTTCACGTACTTCGCACCGGCCCGGACCGCGCGGTACCGCTGTCGCCTCTCGAGCGATGCGGGAAGCGGCAAGTGGACCGGGTGCGACGGGCAGGCGACGACGGTCGGACCCTTGTCGCCCGGCCACTACGTGTTCAGCGTCGCGGCGACCGTCGGCAAACGCGACAAGAGTCCGGCGCGGCGCGCGTTCACCGTGAGCGCGTCGGTTCCGGCGGTGAGCGTGAACGACGTGCGCGTGAAGGAATCGGCGCCCGCGGCGAAACGCGCCGCGCGCTTCAAGATCACGCTCGATCGTCCGGCCGCGGGTCCGGTCTCGGTCGACTACCGAACCGACGACGGGACCGCGCAGTCGCCGGACGACTTCGCGGCCACTTCGGGAACCGTGAAGTTCGCGGCGGGCGCGACGACGGCGATCGTGAGCGTGCCGGTCGTCGACGACTCGGTCCACGAGAGCCCGGAGACATTCGAGCTACGCGTGTATCAACCCGACGGCGTGACCATCGGGGACGGCAGCGGAACCGGCACGATCCTCGACGACGACCGCGCGCCCGCGGTGTCGGTCGGCGGTGCGAGCGTCGTGGAGGGCGACGGTCCCGGCACCGAGCTGCGTTTCCCGGTGCGATTGAGCGCGCCGAGCGGGACGCCGATCGTCGTGCGGTTCCGTACCGTCGCAGGAACCGCGGCGGAAGGTCAGGACTACACCACGACCGGCGGGACGGTGACGTTCGCGGCGGGTCAGACCGAAGCCGACGCCGACGTCGCGGTCGTCGGTGACGCGCAGCCGGAACCGAACCAGACGATGTCGCTGCGCCTCGAGTCGGCGGGCGACGCCCGGCTCGCATCAACCTCGGCGGTCGGCACAATTCGCGACGACGACCCCGCGCCGCCGGCGGCGCCGCTCATCGCCGGCCCGTTGCTCGCGGGCACCCGGCCGACCGTGAGCCTCGAACGCGGACCCGTGGTGACCGAAGGCAACTCCGGCGTTCGCGACGCAACCTTCACGGTGCGCGTGTCGAGACGCGTCAACCGCGAGATCGCGATCGCGTACGCGACGCACGACGGAAGCGCGATCGCGAACACCGACTATCGACCGACGTCGGGAACCGTTGTCGTCCCTGCCGGCGCGACGCGCGCACTCGTGCGCGTCCCCGTGTTCGGTGACGCGCTCGACGAGCCCGACGAGCACTTCACGCTGACGCTCTCGAACCCCGTCGACGCCACGCTGGCGCCGAGCACTTCGAGCGCGACCGCGACGATCGCCAACGACGACTGGGCGCCGACGGTCGCGCTGCTCGACGATGCGATCGTCTCGGGACGCGACGGTCGCGCCGTTTTCCAAGTGGGACTGACCGCGCCGAGCGGACGACCGGTCACCGTCGACTACGCAACGAGCGACGTGGAGCAGGACCGCACCGCGGCGCGCGGATCGTTCGTGATCCCCGCCGGCACGACGACGAGCACCTTCGCGGTTCCCGTCGTCGGTGGTCCGCAAGTCGCACGCGACGGGCGCTTCCTCGTGCAGTTCACCGGCGCAACGAACGCCGAGCTTGCCGCCGACGACTACGGCGCGTACGGACTGATCCGGCATGTCGACGAGACGGTCGCGATCGCGGCTTCGAGCGCGCGCATCGTCGACGCGGCCCGCCCGTCCACCGGAGCCGGCGGAGTACGCCACTTCTGA
- a CDS encoding cyclase family protein, whose product MRDIPDGAFAGWEPPDYRVDTEGKVVGATPGEPNNWRRWGDNDQIGTANLLSAERVAAAAALVKTGKRFSLALPIGLPTPGGYRSEPLHFYGMAAGDAVLGGGRGGAAFPTSDDYIVMALQASTQIDGFGHVGGDGTLYNGYWAGLVTASSRAQRLGIHKLASGIVGRAVVLDVARHLGVEHVEVGFGIGPDELDGAAAAHGVDVRAGDIVLVHTGHLEWKRNLRASDPDARTRHEPGISMRAIPWLHDHDVAMIATDTAACQVVPAENGAPFLTWHVAALRDLGLLVGELFDLRELAQDCATDGVHEGFFVAAPLPVVGGSGSPLNPIVMK is encoded by the coding sequence GTGCGCGACATCCCCGACGGCGCGTTCGCAGGTTGGGAGCCGCCCGACTATCGCGTCGACACCGAAGGCAAGGTCGTCGGCGCGACGCCCGGCGAGCCCAACAACTGGAGACGTTGGGGCGACAACGACCAGATCGGCACGGCCAACCTCCTCTCCGCCGAGCGCGTCGCGGCCGCGGCCGCGCTCGTGAAGACCGGCAAGCGGTTCTCGCTCGCGCTGCCGATCGGATTGCCGACTCCGGGCGGCTACCGCTCCGAGCCGCTGCACTTCTACGGGATGGCCGCGGGAGACGCGGTGCTCGGCGGCGGGCGCGGGGGAGCGGCGTTCCCGACGTCGGACGACTACATCGTGATGGCGTTGCAGGCATCGACGCAGATCGACGGCTTCGGTCACGTCGGCGGCGACGGCACCCTCTACAACGGCTACTGGGCCGGGCTCGTCACCGCGTCGAGCCGCGCGCAGCGGCTCGGCATCCACAAGCTCGCGTCGGGGATCGTGGGCCGCGCCGTCGTGCTCGACGTCGCCCGCCATCTCGGTGTCGAGCACGTGGAGGTCGGATTCGGGATCGGACCCGACGAGCTCGACGGCGCGGCCGCGGCGCACGGTGTCGACGTGCGCGCCGGCGACATCGTGCTCGTGCACACCGGGCATCTCGAGTGGAAGCGCAACCTGCGCGCGAGCGATCCCGACGCGCGGACGCGCCACGAGCCCGGCATCTCGATGCGCGCGATCCCGTGGCTGCACGATCACGACGTCGCGATGATCGCGACCGACACCGCCGCGTGCCAGGTCGTGCCGGCCGAGAACGGCGCGCCGTTCCTCACGTGGCACGTCGCCGCGCTGCGCGACCTCGGTCTGCTCGTCGGCGAGCTGTTCGACCTGCGCGAGCTGGCGCAGGACTGCGCGACCGACGGCGTGCACGAAGGGTTCTTCGTCGCGGCGCCGCTGCCCGTCGTCGGCGGCAGCGGATCGCCGCTCAATCCGATCGTCATGAAATAA
- a CDS encoding glucose 1-dehydrogenase has product MSRFAGKVAIVTGGGSGIGRATARRLASEGAAVTVADLRFEAAEQVVTEIAEAGGSARAQAVDVADVDAVAAMVHDTVTAFGGLDVLHNNAAALDQNARDQDVVTMDLDTWHRVLDVNLTGALLGCRFAIPAMLERGRGAIVNTASAAAYYGGTSLLAYSTSKAGLVALTRNVATAYGERGIRCNAVAPGVVVAREAQDALGGPMSDRLRRYTTSHLIGRLGYPEEVAAAVVFLASEDAAFITGETLRVDGGFTAHTPTYATDRELERKG; this is encoded by the coding sequence GTGAGCAGGTTCGCGGGCAAGGTCGCCATCGTCACCGGCGGCGGATCGGGGATCGGGCGCGCCACGGCGCGGCGGCTGGCGTCGGAAGGCGCGGCGGTGACCGTCGCCGACCTGCGGTTCGAGGCCGCGGAACAGGTCGTCACGGAGATCGCCGAGGCGGGCGGCAGTGCGCGCGCGCAGGCCGTCGACGTCGCCGATGTCGACGCGGTCGCGGCGATGGTGCACGACACGGTCACCGCGTTCGGCGGGCTCGACGTGCTGCACAACAACGCGGCCGCCCTCGACCAGAACGCGCGCGACCAGGACGTCGTGACCATGGACCTCGACACGTGGCACCGCGTGCTCGACGTCAACCTCACCGGCGCGTTGCTCGGCTGCCGGTTCGCGATCCCCGCGATGCTCGAACGCGGCCGCGGCGCGATCGTGAACACCGCGTCCGCGGCCGCGTACTACGGCGGCACGTCGTTGCTCGCGTACAGCACCTCGAAGGCCGGCCTCGTCGCGCTCACGCGGAACGTCGCGACCGCATACGGCGAGCGCGGGATCCGCTGCAATGCGGTCGCACCCGGCGTCGTCGTCGCGCGCGAAGCGCAGGACGCGCTCGGCGGCCCGATGAGCGACCGCCTGCGCCGCTACACGACGAGTCATCTCATCGGCCGGCTCGGCTATCCCGAGGAGGTCGCGGCTGCGGTCGTCTTCCTCGCGTCCGAGGACGCGGCGTTCATCACCGGCGAGACTCTGCGCGTCGACGGCGGCTTCACCGCGCACACGCCGACCTACGCGACCGACCGCGAGCTCGAGCGGAAGGGCTGA
- a CDS encoding helix-turn-helix transcriptional regulator, with protein MTRPSTPDLNATQGALLGFLHRGQKTGWDLLQEAAAGLARFWNVTSSHVYRELKTLEDRGLIRARERGTRARRPYEITARGRTAFATWIAQDPGPEQIRIPLLVSLWFAEHLDDATVAGFVASHREMHESRLAEYRAVEGQLVHGDPHVRAVVQFGIAYEEASLEWLASLPAELSGRARSARRD; from the coding sequence ATGACGCGACCGTCGACCCCGGATCTGAACGCGACCCAAGGCGCGCTGCTCGGGTTCCTGCACCGTGGCCAGAAGACGGGCTGGGACCTGCTCCAGGAGGCGGCCGCGGGCCTGGCCCGGTTCTGGAACGTCACGTCGAGCCACGTGTACCGGGAGCTCAAGACGCTCGAGGACCGCGGCCTCATCCGCGCGCGCGAGCGGGGCACCCGCGCTCGGCGTCCGTACGAGATCACCGCGCGCGGACGAACCGCCTTCGCGACCTGGATCGCACAGGACCCGGGTCCGGAGCAGATCCGCATCCCGTTGCTCGTGTCGCTCTGGTTCGCGGAGCACCTCGATGACGCGACCGTCGCCGGTTTCGTCGCGAGCCATCGGGAGATGCACGAGTCCCGCCTCGCGGAGTACCGCGCGGTCGAGGGGCAACTCGTCCACGGCGACCCTCACGTGCGCGCGGTGGTGCAGTTCGGCATCGCGTACGAGGAGGCGTCCCTCGAATGGCTCGCGTCGCTGCCGGCGGAGCTTTCCGGGCGCGCGCGCTCCGCTCGCCGCGACTGA
- a CDS encoding chloride channel protein yields the protein MSDVGSRIRRLVARSREQVVVAALVGVVTGLAVAGFERLTVNVVFDRGVAHFPLWLLAVTPGLGLAVATLWLRRVGHGVTPATADEYIGSFHDGRPLRLADLVHRVVGAVATLGSGGAMGLEGPSIYIGATFGSLVQQRFGTRLRSMDRNVLLVAGAAAGIAAIFKAPATGAIFAIEVPYQEDLARRTLLPALVGGATGYLGLVAINGTVPLFPIHGAPPFSFVDLTGAAALGLAAALCARAFAWLLHRAKDFAAGANPVVGVVGAGASIAVLFAIGRGLTGQSLVLTPGYSVVTWALDPKHGIALLLAVLVLRCLATGATVAGGGVGGLFVPLVVAGALLGRAFAGALGQADTSLFLVVGIAAFLGAGYRVPLAAVMFVAEATGRPGFVVPGLIAAVVAELVMGDVSVTTYQVRPKAT from the coding sequence ATGAGCGACGTCGGCAGCCGGATTCGGCGCCTCGTCGCGCGCTCGCGCGAGCAGGTGGTGGTCGCCGCCCTGGTCGGAGTCGTCACCGGTCTCGCGGTCGCCGGCTTCGAACGGCTGACGGTGAACGTCGTCTTCGACCGCGGGGTCGCACACTTCCCACTCTGGCTCCTCGCGGTCACGCCCGGTCTCGGCCTCGCGGTCGCGACGCTGTGGCTGCGACGCGTGGGCCACGGCGTCACGCCGGCGACGGCCGACGAGTACATCGGCTCGTTCCACGACGGCCGGCCGCTCCGTCTCGCTGATCTCGTGCATCGCGTCGTCGGTGCGGTCGCGACGCTCGGAAGTGGTGGCGCGATGGGGCTCGAGGGCCCGTCGATCTACATCGGCGCGACCTTCGGCTCGCTCGTGCAACAGCGTTTCGGCACGCGCCTGCGATCGATGGACCGCAATGTGCTCCTCGTCGCGGGCGCGGCCGCGGGCATCGCCGCGATCTTCAAGGCGCCGGCGACCGGCGCGATCTTCGCGATCGAGGTCCCCTATCAAGAGGACCTCGCGCGGCGAACGCTGCTGCCCGCGCTCGTCGGTGGCGCCACCGGCTACCTCGGCCTCGTGGCGATCAACGGCACGGTGCCCCTCTTTCCGATCCACGGTGCGCCGCCGTTCTCGTTCGTCGATCTCACGGGTGCGGCCGCGCTCGGGCTTGCCGCCGCGCTCTGCGCCCGCGCGTTCGCCTGGTTGCTGCATCGCGCGAAGGACTTCGCGGCCGGCGCGAATCCCGTGGTCGGGGTCGTCGGCGCGGGCGCGTCGATTGCGGTGCTCTTCGCGATCGGCCGCGGGTTGACCGGACAGTCGCTCGTGCTCACGCCGGGCTATTCGGTCGTCACCTGGGCGCTCGATCCGAAACACGGGATCGCGTTACTCCTCGCGGTGCTCGTGCTGCGATGTCTCGCGACCGGCGCGACGGTCGCGGGCGGCGGCGTCGGCGGGCTGTTCGTGCCGCTCGTCGTCGCGGGCGCCTTGCTCGGGCGCGCGTTCGCGGGCGCGCTCGGCCAGGCCGACACGTCGCTGTTCCTCGTCGTCGGGATCGCCGCGTTCCTCGGCGCCGGCTACCGCGTCCCGCTCGCGGCGGTGATGTTCGTCGCCGAGGCGACCGGCCGGCCCGGTTTCGTCGTGCCCGGTCTCATCGCGGCCGTGGTCGCCGAGCTCGTGATGGGCGATGTGTCGGTCACGACCTATCAGGTGCGACCGAAAGCGACATGA
- a CDS encoding PQQ-binding-like beta-propeller repeat protein, whose translation MTRRPGLTRAVVLAAALLTVFANASVAQAASTWPQYHGNAQHTGVDTTAPALLPAHHAWTTGLDQNVYAQPVVFAGRVITATENDTVYALDAHDGHILWRNHVGTPVTGVVAQVGCGDIDPLGITSTPVVDTARHEVFVVAANQDANRVIHHQLVALDVYTGNVVLSVNVDPPSTAQNPLYIQQRAGLVLGNGRVYVGFGGYAGDCGPYHGWVVSVTESGAGKVSFDPTPHTGLGAIWATNGPSIDGSGNVYVATGNPNAVTGTGDYGESVLKLDPTLHRIANFSGTNAVDDEDLGSSGPSLVGNNMIFEVGKQHVGYLLSTTNLAELDSLTVCTGNALGGTAFDGSHLFVPCQERVREVNIDAGHHSAALGWAGPAVSTAGPPILAGGALWSVAWPGGTMYALNPATGGTLATYALGAVPHFASPSSALGLLLIGTDAGVTAYAGPQGVPPPAPPAPLPSTCKQQSSHTGYWLVARDGGIFSFGGAPFCGSTGNLPLNRPIVGMAGTGGPGYWLVASDGGIFAFNRPFEGSTGDLRLAAPIVGMASTPSNAGYWLVASDGGIFSFGDAVFRGSTGAMRLAAPIVGMARTPSGHGYWLVASDGGIFSFGDAAFHGSTGALHLHAPIVGMERTPSGHGYWLVASDGGIFSFGDATFRGSTGAIKLAAPIVGMARTPSGHGYWLAASDGGIFSFGDATFRGSTGATKLAEPVVGMARD comes from the coding sequence ATGACCCGCCGCCCGGGGCTCACGCGTGCCGTCGTGCTCGCAGCTGCGCTCTTGACCGTGTTCGCGAACGCGAGCGTCGCGCAGGCCGCGAGCACGTGGCCGCAGTACCACGGCAACGCGCAGCACACCGGCGTCGACACGACCGCGCCCGCGCTGCTTCCCGCGCACCACGCGTGGACGACGGGACTCGACCAGAACGTCTACGCCCAACCGGTCGTCTTCGCGGGTCGCGTCATCACGGCGACCGAGAACGACACCGTGTACGCGCTCGACGCGCACGACGGACACATCCTCTGGCGCAATCACGTCGGCACCCCGGTGACCGGCGTCGTCGCGCAGGTCGGCTGCGGTGACATCGATCCGCTCGGCATCACATCGACGCCGGTGGTCGACACCGCGCGTCACGAGGTGTTCGTCGTCGCCGCGAACCAGGACGCGAACCGCGTCATTCACCATCAGCTCGTCGCGCTCGACGTCTACACGGGCAACGTCGTGCTGTCGGTGAACGTCGACCCGCCGAGCACCGCACAGAACCCGCTCTACATCCAGCAGCGCGCGGGACTCGTACTCGGCAACGGGCGCGTGTACGTCGGCTTCGGCGGCTACGCCGGTGACTGCGGTCCGTATCACGGTTGGGTCGTGTCGGTCACCGAGTCCGGCGCGGGCAAGGTGTCGTTCGACCCGACGCCGCACACGGGTCTCGGCGCGATCTGGGCGACGAACGGACCGTCGATCGACGGGTCCGGCAATGTCTATGTCGCGACCGGCAACCCGAACGCGGTCACGGGCACGGGCGACTACGGCGAGAGCGTCCTCAAGCTCGATCCCACGCTGCACCGGATCGCCAACTTCTCGGGCACGAACGCAGTCGACGACGAGGACCTCGGCTCGTCGGGTCCATCGCTCGTCGGCAACAACATGATCTTCGAGGTCGGCAAGCAGCACGTCGGCTACCTGCTGTCGACGACCAACCTCGCGGAGCTCGACTCGCTGACGGTCTGCACGGGCAACGCGCTCGGCGGCACCGCGTTCGACGGCAGTCATCTCTTCGTCCCGTGTCAGGAGCGCGTGCGCGAGGTGAACATCGATGCCGGGCACCACTCGGCGGCGCTCGGATGGGCCGGGCCGGCAGTGAGCACCGCGGGCCCGCCGATCCTCGCGGGCGGCGCGCTGTGGTCGGTCGCGTGGCCGGGCGGCACGATGTACGCGCTGAACCCCGCGACCGGCGGAACGCTCGCGACATACGCGCTCGGCGCGGTGCCGCACTTCGCGTCACCGTCGAGCGCGCTCGGCCTCCTCCTCATCGGAACCGACGCGGGCGTGACCGCATACGCGGGACCGCAGGGCGTTCCCCCGCCGGCGCCGCCTGCGCCGTTGCCGTCGACGTGCAAGCAGCAGTCGAGTCACACCGGCTATTGGCTCGTCGCGCGGGACGGCGGGATCTTCTCGTTCGGCGGCGCGCCGTTCTGCGGCTCGACCGGCAACCTCCCGCTCAACCGTCCGATCGTGGGCATGGCGGGCACGGGTGGCCCCGGCTACTGGCTGGTCGCGTCGGACGGCGGGATCTTCGCGTTCAACCGGCCGTTCGAGGGCTCGACGGGCGACCTGCGTCTCGCGGCGCCGATCGTCGGAATGGCATCGACGCCGAGCAATGCGGGCTATTGGCTCGTCGCTTCGGACGGCGGCATCTTCTCGTTCGGTGATGCGGTCTTCCGAGGCTCGACCGGCGCGATGAGGCTCGCGGCGCCGATCGTCGGCATGGCCCGCACACCGAGCGGCCACGGCTACTGGCTCGTCGCATCCGACGGCGGCATCTTCAGCTTCGGCGACGCCGCCTTCCACGGATCAACGGGCGCGCTGCACCTGCACGCACCGATCGTCGGCATGGAACGGACGCCAAGTGGCCACGGCTACTGGCTCGTCGCATCCGACGGCGGCATCTTCTCCTTCGGCGACGCGACGTTCCGCGGCTCGACCGGCGCGATCAAGCTCGCGGCGCCGATCGTCGGCATGGCCCGCACACCGAGCGGCCACGGCTACTGGCTCGCCGCCTCGGACGGCGGCATCTTCTCCTTCGGCGACGCGACGTTCCGCGGCTCCACGGGCGCGACGAAGCTCGCCGAGCCCGTCGTCGGGATGGCGCGCGACTGA